From the genome of Pseudoxanthomonas sp.:
GCTGGGTGACCTGTTCGCGCAGGGCCTGCACCAGCGCGAAGCGTCGTGGCCGGTCGATCAGCACGTAATCCGGGGCAATGCAGGTCTGGCCCGCGTTGAACCACTTGCCGGTGGCCAGCCGCGCGGCGGCCGCGTCCACCGGGTAATCGGCACACACGATGGCCGGCGACTTGCCGCCCAGCTCCAGCGTCACCGGGGTCAGGTTGCGCGCGGCGGCCTCGGCGACCTTGCGCCCGGTAACGGTGGACCCGGTGAACACCAGGTGGTCGAACGGCAATGCGCAGAAGGCCTGCCCCACCTCGGCCCCTCCCTGGGCCACCGCGACGCGTTCGGGCGGAAAGACCTGCGCCAGCAGGTCGGCCAGGAAGGCGCTGGTGCGTGGGGTGATTTCCGAAGGCTTGAGGAAGACATGGTTGCCGGCGGCGATGGCCGTGGCCAGTGGTACCAGTGCCAGGTTGATCGGGTAGTTCCATGGCGCCACCACGCCGATCACGCCCAGCGGCTGGTGGCGCAGTTGCGCGCGCGCGGGCCACAGGCGCCAGCCCGCGGCGACCCGGCGCGGCCGCGTCCATGCGCGCAGGTGACGGCGCAGGTGGTCGATCTCCGCCAGCACGGTCATGCCATCGGCGATCAGGCTTTCCTCGCGGCTGCGATGGCCGAAGTCGGCGCTGATGGCGGCGGCCATTTCCTCGATCCGGTCCTTGAAGCATCGGCGCAGCCGCGCCAGGTCTTCGCGCCGCTGGGCGATGGACGGCCTGTGCGTCAGCCAGCCGGTGCGCAGCCGGTCCAGCGTGGGGGCAAGGTCGTGGATCGCCGTGCTCGCGGGTGCACCAGCGTCATCCGGCCCCGCAGCCGTGTTGTCTGCGGCTGATGCCGTGTTGCTGGCGGGCGTGCTGGCGTCGGCTGGGGCATTCATGCGGCGAGTGTAGGCGCTCGATGACGGACCCGGCGCACTACAATGCGGTCATGCCATCCAATACGAATTTGCGTCCGTACAAGGACAAGCGCCCACTGCTGGGGCAACGCGTGTACGTGGACCCGGCCTGCACCGTGATCGGCGATGTGGTGCTGGGCGATGACGTGTCGGTGTGGCCGGCGACGGTGATCCGCGGCGACGTCAACCATATCCGGATCGGTGCACGCACCAACATCCAGGACGGCACCATCATCCACGTCAGCCATGAGAGTCCTTACAACAAGGGCGGTTATCCGACCCTGATCGGCGAGGACGTGACTGTCGGCCACGGCACCATCATCCATGCCTGCACGATTGGCGATGCCTGCCTGATCGGCATGGGCGCGTGCATCCTGGATGGCGCGGTGATCGAGAAGCATGCCTTCATCGGCGCCGGCGCGGTGGTCGGCCCGGGCAAGCGGGTTGGCAGCGGCGAGCTGTGGGTCGGCAACCCGGCCCGGCCGGCGCGCCAGCTGTCGGACAAGGACATCGAAGGCCTGCTGTATTCGGCCCAGCACTACGTGCGGATCAAGGACCAGTACCTGGCCCAGGACGACACCTGACCCTATTGTCAGTAAGCCCCGGCGCACGCGACACTTCGCGGCACCGGGCATGGGGATGCCCTCAAGGACGATGGGGAAAGACCAATGAAGAACACAGTCCGTGGCCTGCTGGCCGCGTGCACGCTGGCGCTTGCCGTTCCTGCCTTCGCGCAGGACGTACCGGACCAGGCCAGGCAGCTGATCGACAGCCTGCATCTGCGCAGTGGCGAGGTCGAGGTGGCCGAAGCCGGCGCGCATTTCAACCTGGGGCCGCAGTTCCGTTACCTGGACAAGGCCGACACCCGCAAGGTGCTGGAGCAGCTGTGGGGCAACCCGGAGGACGACAGCGTGCTGGGCATGGTCGTGCCGACCCATCCATCGCTGGAAGAAACCGGCAGCTGGGCGGTGGTGGTGACCTATGAGGCCGAAGGCTACGTGTCCGATGCCGACGCGGCCAAGATCGACTACGACGACCTGCTCAAGACCATGAAGGAAGGCACCCAGGAAGCCAACGCCGCGCGCGAGAAAGCCGGCTATGGCCGCGTGGACCTGGTGGGCTGGGCGGTGCCGCCGC
Proteins encoded in this window:
- a CDS encoding coniferyl aldehyde dehydrogenase, producing MNAPADASTPASNTASAADNTAAGPDDAGAPASTAIHDLAPTLDRLRTGWLTHRPSIAQRREDLARLRRCFKDRIEEMAAAISADFGHRSREESLIADGMTVLAEIDHLRRHLRAWTRPRRVAAGWRLWPARAQLRHQPLGVIGVVAPWNYPINLALVPLATAIAAGNHVFLKPSEITPRTSAFLADLLAQVFPPERVAVAQGGAEVGQAFCALPFDHLVFTGSTVTGRKVAEAAARNLTPVTLELGGKSPAIVCADYPVDAAAARLATGKWFNAGQTCIAPDYVLIDRPRRFALVQALREQVTQRYGTVGADGDLAWIVNQQQFARLRDYLDDAAARGTEIIPLAETRGETGRLLPPTVLLDPPPEATVMQEEIFGPLLPVLCYDSLDEALAIVARQPRPLALYPFSHDRRALDRILGTVVAGGVTVNGTLLHFTATGLPFGGVGASGMGAYHARAGFDAMGHRMPVLWQPRWALSDRLKPPYTSIAGLLKLLLR
- a CDS encoding gamma carbonic anhydrase family protein, with the translated sequence MPSNTNLRPYKDKRPLLGQRVYVDPACTVIGDVVLGDDVSVWPATVIRGDVNHIRIGARTNIQDGTIIHVSHESPYNKGGYPTLIGEDVTVGHGTIIHACTIGDACLIGMGACILDGAVIEKHAFIGAGAVVGPGKRVGSGELWVGNPARPARQLSDKDIEGLLYSAQHYVRIKDQYLAQDDT
- a CDS encoding DUF2167 domain-containing protein, which produces MKNTVRGLLAACTLALAVPAFAQDVPDQARQLIDSLHLRSGEVEVAEAGAHFNLGPQFRYLDKADTRKVLEQLWGNPEDDSVLGMVVPTHPSLEETGSWAVVVTYEAEGYVSDADAAKIDYDDLLKTMKEGTQEANAAREKAGYGRVDLVGWAVPPRYDAGSKKLYWAKELAFNGESSHTLNYDIRVLGRNGYLSLNAVSGMDELPLVQAGMQQLLPMTDFNAGARYADHNPSTDKVAAYGVAALIGGGLAAKTGLLAKFGLILAKLGKLLFVGVIALVAGIRKFFTSRRERASGTVR